In Cyanobacteria bacterium FACHB-DQ100, one genomic interval encodes:
- a CDS encoding M1 family metallopeptidase, with protein sequence MLSQFSTDTENGYKSFELPGARPHYNPDRPGQVEHIFLDLVLDIPNQSYQGTCTIRLNPIRNGIDRLTLDAVNLNIASVKINDVPQPFDYDGEQLQIHLKQPTKSGEKIDLAIAYHVEKPQRGIYFIAPTPDYPNKPTQVWTQGEDEDSRFWFPCFDYPGQLATSEIRVEIPKPLNAVSNGELIATEDRGDTQIYHWHQKEIHPTYLMTLAIGDFAELRDQWHGKAVTYYVEKGREDQARLSMGKTPRMIEFYSQKYGYPYAFPKYAQVCVDDFIFGGMENTSTTLLTDRCLLDERAAIDNRNTESLVAHELAHQWFGDLVVIKHWSHAWVKEGMASYAEVMWTEEEYGREEALYYLLGQARQYLDEDASRYRRSLVTHVYREAIELYDRHIYEKGSCVYHMMRAQLGDELFYRSIATFLNDNAHRTVETIDLLRAIEKATGRNLTFLFDQYVYRGGHPDFKIGYSWDSDSNLAKITVTQSQSELFDLRIPIGISFVNEGRVDQKTFTVRVHEKEQSFYFPLEKKPDFISFDVDNYHLKTVELEYPLPELKAQLQSDPDPVSRIYAAQAIAKKGGLEAVKTLSDSLKNDRFWGVRAEVAENLASIKLDQAVEAVIVGLNDSDARVRRAIVGSLAQIATPESYAALGAIVEAGDASYYVEATALRSFGKVAASGLSNASEEQTLKLIDSVLKQRQGWNEVVRAGAIGALSQLKTSEAALNLILEYTQPGVPQPLRLAAIRALGTISTGQDNINLERILERLKALSRETFFLTQVAVAVALGQMETTKAIGLLQSLADQTPDGRVRRIAEESIQTVQKNAGSDKAVKQLREELDQLKKENQDLKSRLENLEAKAKG encoded by the coding sequence ATGCTGAGCCAATTCTCCACAGATACGGAAAATGGATACAAATCATTCGAGCTACCGGGCGCACGTCCTCACTACAATCCCGATCGTCCGGGTCAAGTAGAGCATATTTTTCTCGATCTAGTTCTCGATATTCCAAATCAAAGCTACCAGGGAACCTGCACGATTCGGCTCAATCCGATTCGCAATGGTATCGATCGCTTAACCTTAGATGCGGTGAATCTAAACATTGCATCGGTCAAAATTAATGATGTGCCCCAGCCGTTTGACTACGATGGCGAACAGCTACAGATTCACCTCAAGCAACCCACAAAGAGCGGTGAAAAGATTGACTTAGCGATCGCCTATCACGTTGAGAAACCGCAGCGAGGCATCTATTTCATCGCGCCGACTCCAGACTATCCCAATAAACCAACCCAAGTCTGGACGCAGGGCGAAGATGAAGATTCGCGCTTCTGGTTTCCCTGCTTTGACTATCCTGGACAGTTAGCGACTTCAGAAATTCGAGTCGAGATTCCGAAGCCGTTGAATGCTGTATCGAATGGTGAATTGATCGCCACAGAAGATCGCGGCGATACGCAGATTTATCACTGGCATCAAAAAGAAATTCATCCGACTTATCTAATGACGTTGGCGATCGGGGACTTTGCCGAACTGCGTGATCAATGGCACGGTAAAGCTGTAACGTACTATGTGGAGAAAGGGCGAGAAGATCAAGCCCGTCTCAGTATGGGAAAAACGCCCCGGATGATCGAGTTCTATAGTCAGAAATATGGCTATCCGTATGCGTTTCCGAAATATGCTCAGGTCTGCGTCGATGATTTTATCTTCGGCGGCATGGAAAATACTTCAACCACACTATTAACCGATCGCTGTTTGCTCGACGAACGAGCCGCGATCGACAATCGCAACACTGAATCTCTAGTTGCTCATGAACTCGCGCATCAATGGTTCGGCGATTTGGTGGTGATCAAGCATTGGTCACACGCTTGGGTGAAAGAAGGCATGGCTTCTTATGCAGAAGTGATGTGGACAGAGGAAGAGTACGGACGAGAAGAAGCGCTGTATTACTTGCTCGGTCAAGCACGACAGTATCTTGATGAGGATGCTTCCCGCTATCGTCGATCGCTCGTGACGCACGTTTACCGGGAAGCGATCGAGCTTTACGATCGTCACATCTACGAGAAAGGCTCTTGTGTTTATCACATGATGCGAGCCCAGTTAGGCGATGAGTTGTTTTATCGATCGATCGCAACTTTTCTCAATGACAATGCTCACCGCACGGTTGAAACGATTGACTTGTTACGAGCGATCGAAAAAGCCACCGGACGGAATCTCACCTTCCTATTTGATCAGTATGTCTATCGTGGTGGACATCCCGATTTCAAGATTGGCTATAGTTGGGATTCAGATAGCAACCTTGCAAAGATTACGGTGACACAATCACAATCAGAATTGTTTGATCTGAGAATTCCGATCGGCATTAGCTTCGTGAATGAGGGCAGGGTTGATCAAAAAACTTTTACAGTTCGGGTTCACGAGAAGGAACAAAGCTTCTACTTCCCGCTAGAGAAGAAACCCGATTTCATTAGCTTTGATGTCGATAACTATCACCTCAAAACGGTTGAGCTAGAGTATCCACTCCCCGAACTCAAAGCCCAATTACAGTCCGATCCTGATCCAGTCTCACGCATCTATGCAGCGCAGGCGATCGCCAAAAAAGGTGGGCTCGAAGCAGTAAAAACTTTATCCGACTCGTTGAAGAACGATCGCTTCTGGGGAGTCCGCGCCGAAGTTGCCGAAAATCTTGCCAGCATTAAACTCGATCAAGCCGTTGAAGCCGTCATCGTAGGATTAAATGATTCAGATGCGCGAGTGAGACGAGCGATCGTCGGGAGTCTCGCGCAGATTGCGACACCGGAAAGCTATGCCGCATTAGGCGCGATCGTCGAAGCCGGCGATGCCAGCTATTATGTCGAAGCGACTGCGCTGCGAAGCTTTGGAAAAGTTGCCGCATCAGGACTCAGCAACGCATCCGAAGAACAAACCCTAAAACTGATCGATTCGGTTCTCAAACAGCGACAAGGCTGGAACGAAGTCGTCAGAGCAGGCGCGATCGGGGCTTTGAGCCAGCTTAAGACCTCAGAAGCCGCACTGAACTTAATTCTGGAGTACACACAGCCCGGAGTGCCACAACCGCTCCGTCTTGCAGCCATTCGCGCGCTTGGCACAATCTCTACCGGACAAGACAACATCAATTTAGAGCGGATTCTAGAACGGCTGAAAGCGCTTTCCCGCGAAACGTTCTTCCTCACTCAAGTCGCTGTTGCTGTTGCACTAGGACAGATGGAGACGACTAAAGCGATCGGGCTATTACAATCGCTTGCTGATCAAACTCCTGATGGTCGCGTTCGTCGCATTGCCGAGGAGTCAATTCAAACTGTGCAGAAAAATGCAGGTTCGGACAAAGCCGTCAAACAACTGCGTGAAGAACTTGATCAGCTCAAAAAAGAAAATCAAGACCTCAAGAGCCGTCTCGAAAATTTGGAGGCAAAAGCAAAAGGTTAA